CCTTCGAGCAGCCGGCGCGGCTCCGCGAACGGGTCGAAGGCGAAGAACGCTCCCGACCCCGCCACGAGCGTGGACACCACGGTCAGCAGGAAGAGGATGATGTTGATGCGCGGGCGCGACGGCACGTCCACGTCCACGAAGGGCAGAGCCCGCACCCAGGTCAGCCCCTGCCCCGCCTGGAGGAACGGCGTGTAGCCGAAGGGGCGGAAGCGCGCCACAAGCTCGGTCACGGCGGGCGAGGGCGGCAGGAGGAGGCGCCCGCCAAAAGCGACCGCGTGCCCCTCGCCCCTGACCTGCTCGACCGCGAGCACGCCCTCGAGCTGCGGGCCGAGCTCGGCGACTGCGAAAGCGGAGGAATCGGCGGACGCGGGGGCGGCGGCGCGGCGCCGTCCGAAGGGCCAGAAGCGCATGGACTCACGTTACCACAGGGCCAGGGAGGCCACCGCGCGGCGGGCCGCTTCGAGCCCGCCTTCGAGGTACACGACCGCGAGCACGGCCTCGAGCGCCGTCGCCAGCACCGATTCCTTCTCGCGCCCGCCCGTCTGCTCCTCGCCGCGGCCCAAATGCAAAACGGGACCAAGCCCGATGGTGACGGCCCAGCGGCAGAGGTTGGCGCCGGAGACGAGCTCGGCGCGCATCGGGGTCAGCACGCCCTCGGGCTCGTCGGGGAAGGCCCGCCAGAGGTGCTCGCCGACGACGAGGGCCAGCACGGCGTCGCCGAGGAAGGCCAGCCCGCCGTTGTCGCGGGTGCCGGGATGCTCGTTGGCGAAGGAGCTGTGGGTCAGGGCCTGCTGGAGCAGAAGAGCGTCGCGGAATGCGTGGCCGAGGCGGGCGCCGAGGGACTCCCGCGCGTCGGGCCCGGCCGTCACCTAGGGGCGGTACTTCCGGAAGGCCAGCGTCGCGTTCGTACCGCCGAAGCCGAAGGCGTTGCTGAGCGCCACTTCGACATCCTGCTTGCGCGCCTGGTTCGGGATGTAGTCGAGATCGCAGTCGGGGTCGGGCTTCTCGTAGTTCATCGTCGGCGGCAGCACCCCGTGGTGCAGCGCGAAGGCCGTCGCGATGGCCTCGATGCCGCCGGCCGCGCCGAGGAGATGCCCGGTCATGGACTTCGTGGAGGACACCGCGAGCTTCTTGGCATGGTCGCCGAACACGCGCTTGATGGCGATGGTCTCGAACTTGTCGTTGTAGGGCGTGGAGGTGCCGTGGGCGTTGATGTAGCCGACGGCGGAGGGCTCGAGCGAGGCGTCGCGGAGCGCGGCGGCCATGGCGCGCGCGGCGCCGTCGCCTTCGGGGTCGGGCGCCGTCATGTGATGCGCGTCACCGGTCATGCCGTAGCCCACGACTTCGGCGTAGATGCGGGCGTCGCGCTTCCTGGCGTGCTCCAGCGACTCCAGCACCACCAGCCCCCCGCCCTCGCCGCACACGAAACCGTCGCGCTCGGCGTCGAATGGACGGGACGCCTTCGTCGGCTCGTCGTTCCGCGTCGACATGGCCTTCATCTGGCAGAAGCCCGCGATGGTCAGCGGGATGATGATGGCCTCGGCGCCGCCGGCGATCATCACGTCGGCGTCTCCGCGCTCGATGATCCTCATGGCCTCGCCGATCGCGTGGTTGCCCGTGGCACAGGCCGTCACCACCGACGAGTTCGGCCCCTTGGCGCCGAAGCGCATGGAGATCACGCCCGAGGCCATATTGATGATGATCATCGGGATGAAGAAGGGCGAGACGCGGTCGGGCCCCTTCGTCCTGAGGGTCTCGTAGTTGTCGAGCAGGGTCTCGAGGCCCCCGATGCCCGAGCCGACCAGCACCCCGAACCGCGTGGCGTCCACGCGATCCGTCTTGAGTCCCGCATCCTCCACCGCCATCACCGCGCAGGCGACGGCGTACTTGAGGAACAGGTCGAACTTGCGGTCCTCCTTCTTGTCGATGTACTTGAGCGGGTCGAAGCCCTTGACCTCGCCGGCGATGCGCGTGGCGTAGCCTGTCGTGTCGAACCGGGTGATCGGGCCGATCCCCGAGCGGCCCGCGACGAGGGCGGCCCAGAACTCGTCCGCCGTGTTCCCCACGGGCGTGACGGCTCCCACCCCGGTGATCACCACGCGGCGCTTGTCCATGGCCATGGGCTCCGGCCGGTCGCCGGCTACTGATTCTCCTTGATGTAGCTGATGGCGTCCCCGACGGTTGTGATCTTCTCCGCGTCCTCGTCGGGGATCTCGAGGTCGAACTCCTCCTCGAAGGCCATCACCAGCTCGACGGTGTCGAGCGAGTCGGCCCCCAGGTCCTCGATGAACTTCGCGTTGGGGTTGACT
The DNA window shown above is from Candidatus Rokuibacteriota bacterium and carries:
- the fabF gene encoding beta-ketoacyl-ACP synthase II encodes the protein MDKRRVVITGVGAVTPVGNTADEFWAALVAGRSGIGPITRFDTTGYATRIAGEVKGFDPLKYIDKKEDRKFDLFLKYAVACAVMAVEDAGLKTDRVDATRFGVLVGSGIGGLETLLDNYETLRTKGPDRVSPFFIPMIIINMASGVISMRFGAKGPNSSVVTACATGNHAIGEAMRIIERGDADVMIAGGAEAIIIPLTIAGFCQMKAMSTRNDEPTKASRPFDAERDGFVCGEGGGLVVLESLEHARKRDARIYAEVVGYGMTGDAHHMTAPDPEGDGAARAMAAALRDASLEPSAVGYINAHGTSTPYNDKFETIAIKRVFGDHAKKLAVSSTKSMTGHLLGAAGGIEAIATAFALHHGVLPPTMNYEKPDPDCDLDYIPNQARKQDVEVALSNAFGFGGTNATLAFRKYRP
- the acpP gene encoding acyl carrier protein, translating into MAKPVEERVKEIIVEQLGVEEDEVNPNAKFIEDLGADSLDTVELVMAFEEEFDLEIPDEDAEKITTVGDAISYIKENQ
- a CDS encoding ribonuclease III domain-containing protein; protein product: MTAGPDARESLGARLGHAFRDALLLQQALTHSSFANEHPGTRDNGGLAFLGDAVLALVVGEHLWRAFPDEPEGVLTPMRAELVSGANLCRWAVTIGLGPVLHLGRGEEQTGGREKESVLATALEAVLAVVYLEGGLEAARRAVASLALW